In Eretmochelys imbricata isolate rEreImb1 chromosome 14, rEreImb1.hap1, whole genome shotgun sequence, a genomic segment contains:
- the LOC144274611 gene encoding C-type lectin domain family 2 member B-like — translation MGPAAGPAGGEEPLQEWIVEGKGHLETGGEPDPRRNCRRCNYKKCTIVLAVALAVMFLVLIILLAVWRPKLPSADLGPLAGPACPDGWIGYRGKCYYFSEAERNWTYSLTYCSVLSASLAEINSEQEMAFLLHYKGRFDHWIGLRRDPGQLWKWASGTKFNNLFVIRGGGECAYLNDENGVSSLRCTSERHWICTKPDAFTQAQEAAVVGGS, via the exons atggggccagcagctggacctgctgggggCGAAGAGCCGCTGCAGGAGTGGATTGTTGAGGGCAAGGGACACCTGGAGACTGGAGGGGAGCCAG accctcgTCGCAACTGCAGGAGATGTAACTACAAGAAATGTACAATTGTGCTCGCAGTCGCCCTCGCAGTCATGTTCTTAGTTCTCATCATTCTCCTGGCAG tgtGGAGACCTAAGCTTccgtcagctgatctgggccccCTTGCTGGCCCCGCGTGCCCAGACGGCTGGAtcggataccgagggaaatgctactatttctctgagGCTGAAAGGAACTGGACCTACAGCCTGACCTACTGCTCTGTGCTCAGTGCCTCCCTGGCTGAGATcaacagtgagcaggaaatg GCTTTCCTGCTGCACTATAAAGGCAGATTTGACCACTGGATTGGCCTccggagggaccctgggcagctctggaaatgggcCAGTGGCACCAAATTCAACAACCT gtttgtgataagaggaggaggagagtgcgCATATCTGAATGATGAGAATGGGGTCAGCAGCTTGCGATGCACCAGTGAGAGAcactggatctgcaccaaacccgatgcatttacacaggcacaggaggctgccgtggtagggggctcgtaa